From Pseudomonas poae, the proteins below share one genomic window:
- a CDS encoding N-acyl homoserine lactonase family protein: MKFWKYLIAAAAVCGWSLAAYAEPVKLWRLDCGTIELSDMSSFSDTFGYASKPRHFVDSCYLIRHDKTWMLWDTGLPLSDLGKDQGGTGIRPRIEQSLVTQLAELKVTPAMISTVALSHYHFDHAGQLASFPNARLLIGASDMAVVRSQKQDENLDRSQFTHWLSGSAKVTEVDGDLDIFGDGSVVMLKTPGHTPGHHSLLVRLHDRNVVLSGDLWHFAASVPMRAVPTFNTDRAETLASQDRLSQIVKNLNAELIIGHEVGDINKLPKFPTGAE, translated from the coding sequence ATGAAATTTTGGAAATACTTAATCGCAGCTGCCGCAGTTTGTGGCTGGAGTTTAGCGGCCTATGCAGAGCCCGTTAAACTATGGCGCCTGGACTGCGGGACGATAGAGTTGTCGGACATGAGCTCCTTTTCCGACACCTTTGGCTATGCCAGCAAGCCTAGGCATTTTGTGGATAGCTGCTATCTGATCCGTCATGACAAAACATGGATGTTATGGGATACAGGTCTTCCGCTGTCAGACCTCGGAAAAGACCAAGGTGGCACCGGTATCAGGCCACGGATCGAGCAGTCGTTGGTCACCCAACTTGCTGAGCTCAAGGTGACGCCCGCTATGATCTCAACGGTCGCGCTCAGCCATTATCATTTCGATCACGCAGGGCAGCTCGCTAGCTTCCCGAACGCGCGCCTGCTGATCGGCGCAAGTGATATGGCGGTTGTTCGGTCGCAAAAGCAGGACGAAAATCTTGATCGGAGCCAGTTCACCCACTGGCTGTCAGGGAGCGCGAAAGTGACGGAGGTCGACGGCGACCTGGACATTTTTGGTGACGGCAGCGTTGTGATGCTGAAGACACCAGGGCACACTCCAGGCCATCATTCTTTGCTGGTACGCCTTCACGATCGAAATGTCGTCTTGTCAGGAGATCTTTGGCATTTCGCAGCCTCAGTTCCTATGCGAGCTGTGCCTACATTCAACACCGATCGCGCGGAAACCTTGGCGTCTCAAGATAGACTGAGCCAAATTGTCAAAAATCTGAACGCAGAACTCATCATTGGTCATGAGGTAGGGGATATAAACAAGCTACCAAAATTCCCGACAGGCGCCGAATGA
- a CDS encoding DUF2384 domain-containing protein, whose protein sequence is MSNLPPDQRARYSEVLDAATGLFGGDLDAARRWMSGPLKAFGGKAPEAMVTKRLETDTAIEYIRRLEHGFVA, encoded by the coding sequence ATGAGCAATTTGCCCCCTGATCAACGCGCCCGCTATTCAGAAGTGCTCGATGCAGCAACGGGTCTGTTCGGCGGCGATCTTGATGCAGCTCGGCGCTGGATGTCGGGCCCGCTGAAAGCGTTTGGCGGCAAAGCTCCAGAGGCCATGGTCACAAAAAGGCTCGAAACTGATACGGCCATTGAGTACATCAGGCGCTTGGAGCATGGGTTTGTGGCCTGA
- a CDS encoding glucose 1-dehydrogenase produces the protein MSRLNGKIAVVTGGNSGIGLATAIRFAAEGAQVVIVGRRQEELNKALQLIGPEAIAIQGDISNLDDLERIFTQVKAAKGRVDVLFANAGLGDFQPIGAITEESFDRTFGINVKGTLFTVQKALPLMSAGSSVILTGSTTGTMGTPAFSVYSATKAALRNFARSWALDLKGTGIRVNVLSPGPISTPGLDLALSGTGQKEAIIDDMTAQIPLGRIGKPEEVAAAALFLASDESSFMTGSELFVDGGFAQV, from the coding sequence ATGAGCAGGCTCAACGGCAAAATCGCAGTGGTTACCGGCGGCAACAGCGGCATCGGCTTGGCAACCGCCATTCGCTTTGCAGCTGAAGGCGCGCAGGTAGTCATCGTAGGACGTCGGCAGGAAGAACTGAATAAGGCGTTGCAGCTGATTGGCCCTGAAGCCATCGCCATCCAGGGGGACATTTCAAACCTGGACGACCTGGAGCGCATCTTTACTCAGGTCAAGGCCGCCAAGGGCCGGGTTGACGTGTTGTTCGCCAATGCGGGCCTGGGGGATTTCCAGCCGATCGGAGCGATCACCGAGGAATCGTTTGACCGTACCTTCGGCATCAACGTCAAGGGCACATTGTTCACCGTACAAAAAGCCTTGCCACTGATGAGCGCCGGCAGCTCAGTGATCCTCACCGGTTCGACCACAGGCACAATGGGCACACCGGCATTCAGCGTGTACAGCGCCACCAAAGCCGCACTGCGTAATTTCGCCAGGAGCTGGGCGCTGGATCTGAAAGGCACCGGCATTCGCGTCAACGTACTTTCGCCCGGGCCGATCTCGACTCCGGGTCTGGACCTGGCGTTGTCCGGCACAGGCCAGAAGGAAGCGATCATCGATGACATGACGGCGCAGATTCCGTTGGGTCGCATTGGCAAGCCTGAAGAAGTTGCAGCGGCGGCGTTGTTCCTGGCGTCGGATGAAAGCAGCTTCATGACCGGCAGCGAACTGTTTGTGGATGGAGGGTTTGCTCAGGTTTGA
- a CDS encoding protein kinase → MQLPSFYDLSDDEQELMMAVTLGNRGVVVKRLNGLCGVIFVLDQGEAVNPRYVCAKVPRKHETVSVGEMNRRFLCELALQLHFSHHTFVHWCFDMREVLGVPVALFRYWDGDLCGYMSGRSDIRQLSLIVYCCSGLIHCYDRGLTAHQDLKPANIFVRDFETVITGLPDLDIYQVAMIADFGLANAFMNTPPVFDGSRPYMAPEQWQKSMLSEKTDVFALGVIFHELLTGGFHPAGIRTAEVWPTPLLGQPSKWTRSQSWKKWIARNCPLSAPVEIDIDIKIVIEKMLSIEPSCRPSMLDVRELTLDLIKSRCEKAHDQLNYLIKYFDSNASRGSLEEEWPYLANKWKRLQSRFG, encoded by the coding sequence ATGCAACTCCCGTCTTTTTACGACCTCAGTGACGACGAGCAAGAGTTGATGATGGCGGTCACGCTGGGCAATCGCGGGGTGGTAGTCAAGCGCCTGAACGGTTTGTGTGGTGTCATCTTCGTCTTGGATCAAGGAGAGGCAGTCAATCCTCGCTATGTATGCGCCAAAGTGCCTCGTAAGCACGAGACTGTCTCTGTTGGGGAAATGAACAGGCGTTTTCTCTGCGAGCTGGCTCTCCAGCTTCATTTCTCCCACCACACATTTGTGCACTGGTGCTTCGATATGCGCGAAGTCTTGGGTGTTCCAGTAGCGCTGTTCCGATATTGGGACGGTGACTTATGCGGTTATATGTCGGGACGCAGTGATATCCGGCAGCTGTCACTAATCGTCTATTGTTGCTCTGGTTTAATCCATTGCTATGATCGTGGGCTTACAGCTCACCAAGACTTGAAACCGGCCAACATCTTTGTGCGTGATTTTGAAACGGTTATCACTGGGCTGCCGGATCTTGATATCTATCAAGTGGCAATGATTGCCGATTTTGGTCTCGCGAACGCGTTCATGAATACCCCACCGGTATTCGATGGGTCAAGACCATACATGGCACCAGAGCAATGGCAAAAATCCATGCTCTCCGAAAAAACCGATGTATTTGCACTTGGCGTCATTTTTCATGAGCTGCTGACCGGCGGTTTTCATCCAGCCGGCATCCGCACGGCTGAAGTGTGGCCAACTCCTTTATTAGGGCAGCCTTCGAAATGGACGCGCTCACAAAGTTGGAAAAAATGGATAGCCCGCAATTGCCCCCTTAGTGCGCCAGTTGAGATTGATATAGACATAAAGATAGTGATCGAAAAAATGCTTTCAATTGAGCCTAGCTGCAGGCCGAGCATGCTTGATGTTAGAGAATTAACTCTCGACCTTATAAAAAGCCGATGTGAAAAGGCTCACGATCAACTAAACTACCTTATAAAGTATTTTGACAGTAACGCCTCACGTGGTTCGCTAGAGGAGGAGTGGCCCTACCTTGCGAATAAGTGGAAGCGGCTTCAAAGTCGATTCGGATAG
- a CDS encoding helix-turn-helix domain-containing protein, which yields MANNSFNCGLEAALAVIGGKWKPLVLFNLAQNVHRYGELRRAIGGVTDKVLIQQLKELERDEIIARVDFHEIPPKVEYSLTPFGHSLATALGALCQWGTQHMQTVERIAERRTALAQP from the coding sequence ATGGCCAACAACTCATTCAACTGTGGTCTCGAAGCGGCCCTGGCGGTGATTGGCGGTAAATGGAAGCCCCTGGTGCTGTTCAACCTGGCGCAAAATGTTCATCGATATGGTGAATTAAGACGCGCGATTGGCGGTGTGACCGATAAGGTGCTGATCCAGCAACTCAAGGAGCTGGAGCGCGACGAGATCATTGCCCGGGTGGATTTCCACGAGATACCGCCCAAGGTCGAGTACTCGCTGACACCCTTCGGGCACTCTCTGGCCACGGCGCTGGGCGCGTTGTGCCAGTGGGGCACGCAACATATGCAAACGGTTGAGCGCATCGCCGAACGGCGCACTGCCCTCGCCCAACCCTGA